GATCGGGACTCAAACGAATCCCGAGTCGAGGCGGCAGGAACCGAGAGCTCACGAAGCTCATGCGATACACTACCCGGATCGTCGGGCCGGCCGTTCGATGGCGGTGCCCGGCGGGCGAGGTCATCGTTGCGGACCGGCGCCCTTGATCCATCCTCGTCGCCTGCTTTCCTGCGCCGGCATGATCCGGATCAGGTTCGAAGGGTCTTTCTCAGCCCGTCGCGTGACTGCATCATTCGACCGAACGGCGCCGGTCGATCGACTGGCCTTTCGGTCGGATTCGGTCACGCGTGCCGGACACCCCCAGCAGCATGTGGCGAGAAACTAACGAAAGGCCGCCGGGATTTCAACCCGATCGAACCGAGGGTACGCCGCGGGCAGGCTTTAGGCTTGACCTTTGGGCTCGGGCTGCGGATCCTGAAGTCGGTCTCAAGGGAGTCTGCTCGCGTGACGGTGTCGGACCAGGCAACGGCAGACAGGATCTCTCGACGCCCCACCGAGGCGCTTTCGCTCATGAATGACGCACGTTTCGCGACTTCTGAAAACAGGATCTTCTACCTCGGCGATGACTCGACGCTACTGACCGGGCTCGCAAGCTTGATTCAGCCGGCCGGATTGCAGCTCGATGCCTTCGAGGATCTCGGTGCCCTCGAAGCCGCGCTCGGGCGGACGCGGCCTCGGGTGCTGATCCTCGATCTGCGCTACGTCTCCTCCGGCACCGGCCCAGCCGGCTTGATCGCGCGCCTGACGGGGGCTCTGCCGGGAGCCCTCGCGGGAACCGGGACCACCGAGCCCGAGGTGCTCTGCATCGCCGACGGCGAGAACATCGAGACGCGGCTCCAGGTGATGCGCGCCGGTGCGCGCGGCTTTTTTCCGACCCCGGTTGCCCTGTCCGACCTGGCGAAGCGCCTCATCGAGCTGAGCGGTCCGGCTCAGGATAGCCAACCCCGGATCCTGGTGGTCGAGGACGACCCGCTGCAAGCCAAATACATCGCGTTGCTGCTGAGCAAGTCGGGTATGGAGCCGCACATCGTCGATCAACCGCTGGAGATCCTCCGGAAGATGGCTGATGTCCAGCCGGATCTGGTCCTGATGGATCTCTACATGCCGGATGCGAGCGGTACCGAGCTGACGGCGATCATCCGGGACCACGGCGAGTACTTCGACACGCCCATCATCTTTCTCTCCGCCGAGACGGACCCGGACAAGCAATTGGAGGCGTTGCGCGTCGGCGGCGACAGCTTTATCGCCAAGCCGATCCAGCGTGAGCAGCTCATCGGCGCGATCGAGCATCGCATCCGGTTGTCGCGCTTGCTCAAGGATCGTCGCGTCGGGGAAGAGCGCAGCGATGTTCTCCAGGGTGTGCTTTCAAAGGAGGCGTTTCTGCGCGGTCTCGATCGCGTGGTGCACGACCGAGAAGCGCCGTCGCCCGGGGTCGGCCTTCTTCTGATCGAACTCGATCGGTTTCAGGACATCTCCAAGGCGGTGGGTGTCGACGGGATGGAGCGGTTGTTGCGTCAGCTCGGGGAGAAGCTCGTCGCCCAACTCGCAGCGCAGGAGTGCGCTGCCCGTCTGGATGATTTTACCTTTGCCGTGTTGGCTCGACGGGCGACCCGCGAGGCATTGGAGGGGCTCGGAGAGCAGCTTCTGCGGACCTTCGGTGCCACCAAGCTCCGGGCTGAGGACAAGCGCCTCGCGCTCACCGTAACGATCGGAATCGGGCTCTTCACGCCCCCTGCGGACGACGCCATCACGATGGTCTCGCGCAGCCGCACCACCGTGGCGCGGGCGCGCCATGCGGGCGGCAATCGGGTGCGGGTCTGGACTCCGGTCATCGCCCCGGATCGCGGCTCGGACTATGAGCGACTGCTCAAGCAGCTGGTCGACACCGCCGTGAATCAGGACGGACTCCTGCTGATGTTTCAGCCGATCGTCTCGCTCGGGGCAAACGTCGGAGAGCTCTACGAGGTGCAGCTTCGGTTGCGCACACTCGACGGAGAACACGTTCCTGCCGGCGATTTTCTCCCTGTGGCCGAGCGCAGCGGATTGATGCCGAGGATCGATCGCTGGGTGCTGGAGCACGCGCTCGATATCATGGACGCAGAGCGCAAGTCGCATCCGAAGCTGCGGCTCTTGATCCATCAAACCGTGGGGTCGGTCGCGGCGGAAGAATGGCTTCCCTGGTTCCGCGAACAGATGGTTCGGCGCAATCTGATCCGCCGTCGTCCGTTGCTTCAGTTCCAGATGCACGACGTTCGAGAACACTTGGTCACGGCCAAACCGCTTGTCGAGGTCTTGCGCAAGTACGGGATTCAGGTCTGCGTCGCCAATGTCACGGGCAGTGCAGCGGATTTGGACCTGCTTGCCGATCTGCCGGTTGCCCTCGCCAAGCTCTCCTTCGCGACGCTCATCAACGCGGATCCGGCCGAGCTGCTCCAAGTGGTTCAGCAGATCAGAACGCATGGCGCATCCGTCATCGCGGCCGGCATCGAAGACCAGGCCACGATTGCTCGGGTCTGGAATTGTCGGCCCGACTATATTCAAGGCAACTCGGTCCAGATGCCGAGCAGCGAGTTGAGCTACGATTTCCATCACTCCACCGACGACATCTGAGTCGCTTTCCGAGTGATCCGTCCTGTTTCATGCGATGGCGACCGCCTGTGGACGCCGCGGGATTCGTGGTGGACGCGGCTCGGGGATCAAAGGCAATGACGCACGAGGAGTTCGGACGCCTTGAGGGTGTCGCAAAGCCGGCCAATCACGCGGGCCGTCTGATCCTTGCGCCCCGCGATGCCGAGCGCTGTCCGGATCGGGACCGTCTCGTTCGCGTCCTGTTCGAGGCGGGGTTCATCGCGGATCTCAACCGGGATCGCATCTGGGATCGCATCTGGGATCGCGAGTGCGCCTATCGCGTCGGCCCCGAATTTTTCGAGCTGCTTGCCTTCGTCGGCTGCGCGGTCGCGATCGCGAGCGATCCGCAGTCCGACGGCCCCTTTTGTCACGTCGTGATCCCGCCGGCTTCGGTCTCTCCGCGCGGGTGTCTCGGCCGCAATACGCGCGCACCGCGTTGCCCCGGTTGTCGAGCGCGCTTGAGCGATTGGGCGCTGCGCGTCGAGCAATTCGAGCAATCGGCGAGGACGCCCGGATCGGATCGGCAGCATTCAGCCGTGGTCTGCCCGAGTTGCGGAGAGCGCCGTCCGATGTGGTCTTGGGATTGGAAGCAGCAGGGCGGGTTTGCGCGACTGCTCATCCAGGTCGAGGAGATCTTTCCGGGCGAGGCGGTGCCGACTGACGCCTTACTCGCACTGCTCGAGCGCGAAAGCGGCTGCGCGTGGCGCTACTTTTACGTGCAGGATTAAACCGCGCCCGGTGCGGTATGCGATTTTTTTGGATGGGGTCGACCCCGGCAGACTTGACGACCGCTGGAGCCGGCGCGGTTTAAGTGCGCCACCCAGTGATTGGTCCAGTTAGGCGGTGATGTGATCGGCGGCACCGGTAAGCCCGGCGCGCCCGTTTCAGCGCGCCGATTTCGGAGCCGGTCCGTCCGCGTCCGCCGAGAAGGTGACGCCCTCGGGCAACTCGATCGTCATGCTGATCGGCAGATGATCCGACAAGGCGTAATCGACCACGCGGGCGGCGATCACGCGCAGCGGTCGAGAGACGAGGATGTGATCCAGGTTGTGCTTTGGACGCCAGCTCGGGAAGGTCTTGAGCTCGCAATCCAGACCGCGCATCTCGGCCTTCTTGACCATGGCCCGCAGCCCTTTCGAGTCGCACCCGCAGTTGAAGTCGCCCATGATGACGAGATACGGGTGCTGTTCGGACAGTGCGATCAGGTAATCGAGTTGGCGCCGCCGTGCGCGCCATCCGAGCGCCAGATGGACAATCGCTACGGCAAGGGTCTCATGGTCCGAAAGCCCGAGTTCCGCCACGACGGCGCCACGGCCGGGGAGGCCCGGGAGCTTGTGCTCGGTGATTTGCTGCGGACGCAAACGGCTGAGCAGCCCATTGCTGTGCTGTGCGAAGGGGCCGAGGTTGCGGTTGACCTGCCTGTACCAGTGCGGAAAGGCGCCGTGGCGAGCCAGATACTGAATCTGATCGATATAGGCGCTGCGCAGCGAGCCGGCGTCAACCTCCTGGAGTCCGACCAGATCGAACTGATGCAGCAGCTGGCCGATACGGGTGAGATTGGCCAGTCGCTCGGGGTGTGGAAGGATGTGCTTCCAGCTGTTGGTGAAATAGTCGCTGTAGCTGCGCGAGTAGATCCCGGCCTGAACATTGAAACTCAGCAGCTTGAGTCGCCGTGCGTCGGTCGAGAGCGAGGAGGCTCGGGAGACGGTTTGGTGGTGTGCATGTCCGGGCACGACATCGACGGGATCGACAGGTTCTGCCGATCCGGCTTGCGCCGTTTGATCTGCCGCGACCGCCGAGCGCTCGCCTCCTTCGGCTGTGATCAAGCCGGGATCTGTCGGCCCTGAGTCCAGTGCTCCGATGACCAATCTCCGAAAACGAAGGCTGTTGTGCGGGCGGGGGGTGTAAAGCGATGGTTCGGAAACGACTCCTCCGTGAGCCGTTCCGGTTGTCGTGCGTGACCTACTTGCTCAACCCTTGGATGTACTGTGCCACCGCGGCGATCTCCTGATCGCTCAATCGAGCTGCAGCGCCGCGCATCATGCCGTTTGGATCATTGGCACGCAG
The sequence above is drawn from the Thiocapsa rosea genome and encodes:
- a CDS encoding endonuclease/exonuclease/phosphatase family protein; amino-acid sequence: MLSFNVQAGIYSRSYSDYFTNSWKHILPHPERLANLTRIGQLLHQFDLVGLQEVDAGSLRSAYIDQIQYLARHGAFPHWYRQVNRNLGPFAQHSNGLLSRLRPQQITEHKLPGLPGRGAVVAELGLSDHETLAVAIVHLALGWRARRRQLDYLIALSEQHPYLVIMGDFNCGCDSKGLRAMVKKAEMRGLDCELKTFPSWRPKHNLDHILVSRPLRVIAARVVDYALSDHLPISMTIELPEGVTFSADADGPAPKSAR
- a CDS encoding EAL domain-containing protein; translated protein: MNDARFATSENRIFYLGDDSTLLTGLASLIQPAGLQLDAFEDLGALEAALGRTRPRVLILDLRYVSSGTGPAGLIARLTGALPGALAGTGTTEPEVLCIADGENIETRLQVMRAGARGFFPTPVALSDLAKRLIELSGPAQDSQPRILVVEDDPLQAKYIALLLSKSGMEPHIVDQPLEILRKMADVQPDLVLMDLYMPDASGTELTAIIRDHGEYFDTPIIFLSAETDPDKQLEALRVGGDSFIAKPIQREQLIGAIEHRIRLSRLLKDRRVGEERSDVLQGVLSKEAFLRGLDRVVHDREAPSPGVGLLLIELDRFQDISKAVGVDGMERLLRQLGEKLVAQLAAQECAARLDDFTFAVLARRATREALEGLGEQLLRTFGATKLRAEDKRLALTVTIGIGLFTPPADDAITMVSRSRTTVARARHAGGNRVRVWTPVIAPDRGSDYERLLKQLVDTAVNQDGLLLMFQPIVSLGANVGELYEVQLRLRTLDGEHVPAGDFLPVAERSGLMPRIDRWVLEHALDIMDAERKSHPKLRLLIHQTVGSVAAEEWLPWFREQMVRRNLIRRRPLLQFQMHDVREHLVTAKPLVEVLRKYGIQVCVANVTGSAADLDLLADLPVALAKLSFATLINADPAELLQVVQQIRTHGASVIAAGIEDQATIARVWNCRPDYIQGNSVQMPSSELSYDFHHSTDDI